In a single window of the Pseudomonadales bacterium genome:
- a CDS encoding DUF2970 domain-containing protein, with the protein MDKQASSSTSLPSPSPESSHQAKHPAQQVDSIAPSKPGFKQLLQSMLAGAVGVQSSKRYQQDFGSSSIMPYVIGGIICTALFIGSILLLVNYLLSAHQ; encoded by the coding sequence ATGGATAAACAAGCCTCTTCGTCAACATCTTTGCCGTCACCCTCGCCTGAGTCATCGCACCAGGCGAAACACCCCGCTCAGCAGGTTGACAGCATTGCGCCATCAAAACCTGGCTTTAAACAGCTTCTACAAAGCATGCTGGCCGGTGCTGTTGGTGTGCAAAGCAGCAAACGCTACCAACAAGACTTTGGCTCAAGTTCGATCATGCCCTATGTGATTGGCGGCATCATATGTACTGCCTTATTTATCGGCAGCATCTTACTGCTGGTCAATTACTTACTTTCAGCGCATCAATAG
- the thrH gene encoding bifunctional phosphoserine phosphatase/homoserine phosphotransferase ThrH: protein MEIACLDLEGVLVPEIWIAFAELTGIEALKATTRDIPDYDVLMQQRLRILDENNLGLDDIQKVIAELSPLEGAREFVDWLRERFQVVILSDTFYEFSAPLMRQLGYPTLLCHKLEVDHNGKVTDYKLRQKDPKRCSVQAFHSLNYRVIAAGDSYNDTTMLAEAEQGILFHAPQNVIDEFPQFPAVHTFAELKQEFIKASNRDLTL from the coding sequence GTGGAAATCGCATGTCTTGATCTAGAAGGTGTATTGGTTCCAGAAATCTGGATCGCATTCGCTGAATTAACCGGTATTGAGGCGTTAAAAGCGACAACGCGTGATATTCCTGATTACGATGTCTTGATGCAGCAACGGCTGCGCATTCTGGATGAGAATAATTTAGGCCTGGATGATATACAAAAAGTTATTGCCGAGCTGTCGCCGCTTGAGGGCGCCAGAGAGTTTGTTGACTGGTTGCGCGAGCGTTTTCAGGTGGTAATTTTATCGGATACGTTTTATGAGTTTTCTGCGCCGTTGATGCGTCAGTTGGGTTATCCAACATTGCTTTGCCATAAGTTAGAGGTAGATCATAACGGCAAGGTAACAGACTATAAATTGCGCCAAAAAGACCCTAAGCGTTGTTCTGTTCAAGCTTTCCATAGTCTAAATTACCGCGTGATTGCTGCTGGTGATTCCTACAACGATACTACGATGTTGGCTGAAGCCGAGCAGGGCATTCTTTTTCATGCACCGCAAAATGTGATTGATGAATTTCCTCAGTTTCCTGCCGTGCATACATTTGCTGAGCTTAAGCAAGAGTTTATTAAAGCCAGTAATCGCGATTTAACGCTGTAG